The proteins below are encoded in one region of Amycolatopsis magusensis:
- a CDS encoding PH domain-containing protein, with translation MTTEPASVTVRPRRAVWMCGALALLLIGVFTTVALLLRNSDTGVIFQTADQVAMIGIGVLLAGLTMLFALPRATADAEGVTVRNVLGSKRFSWSDVLSVSFPDGASFARLELPEDEYYSVLAVQAVDRDRAVAAVRALRKLHRRFHAENEAGSEG, from the coding sequence ATGACCACCGAGCCGGCCAGTGTGACCGTCCGCCCGCGCCGGGCGGTGTGGATGTGCGGCGCGCTGGCACTGCTGCTGATCGGCGTGTTCACCACGGTGGCCCTGCTGCTGCGCAACTCCGACACCGGGGTGATCTTCCAGACCGCCGACCAGGTGGCGATGATCGGCATCGGCGTGCTGCTGGCCGGGCTGACCATGCTCTTCGCGCTGCCGAGGGCGACCGCCGACGCCGAGGGTGTCACCGTGCGCAACGTGCTGGGCTCGAAGCGGTTCTCCTGGTCGGACGTGCTGTCGGTGAGCTTCCCCGACGGCGCGTCCTTCGCGCGGCTCGAACTGCCCGAGGACGAGTACTACTCGGTGCTCGCCGTGCAGGCGGTCGACCGGGATCGGGCGGTCGCGGCGGTGCGTGCGCTGCGCAAGCTGCACCGCCGGTTCCACGCCGAGAACGAGGCCGGCTCAGAGGGCTAG